The genomic stretch catatcgcggttcaaaatcggttgctgatcgcaaccttttaGCTGCCttaacagtgggggagttaagatacacggacaacatgcactgtaaAAGCTATTTcacagtaaattagacgggtgcgacagatttaaattgctaggattcaacacagaatgcttgcttgcgttgtcaaaaattattgactgtcaatgacttgtttatttgccttgaaaaaggcattttgatttttaaatttttttttgcattttttttgatttcctgatggcaatcttcatgctgccccaacacggggggaataatggcagtctggcgacacacgctgagaagaaccgcgctgcttctgagacgtggtgaccaaccacagggctagggCTGCTGCTAAGAACGGACGACtgccgttgtcgctgtctagagctattatgagcggcttcggctgaaacaggctcttatataggccaaatagcatgttttaaattgcaaggtatataattctgtcgaccgtgcttgggaagcaatcgtataacgaccaatcagaggtcgaatttttcgctttgacaaggcttgactattttcaatagtacaatagtgcgaataataaaattacaattatcttcttttgggaagaatcttagaagatattccaatctattgctacaagtaagtaggaaatccatcgaatactaaccgatgtattagcatttgaaattggacatatttttcacttttctcggttttagatttccatttcacatccctatgtagccgaacttcctgagagaagtattctacttcaaaaatgtcaagTGAGCAAGGACGAATGCAAAATCATCCTGCTTCCTTAATTTCTCTTATGCAAACCCAAACTAACAAAACACATACATCACTGTCAACGAACACGATAATCAGTGTTAAGCGAAAAATACCGAAagtaaaaaccgcgttaaaatattcaataattttGCCACTTCAGTATCTTCTGACCAAATTAATTCAGTTGTAGGATATACTTCATCAGGGGGAAGATTCCGGTTGAAACCGGAGCTTAcagaaaaaacatggtttcttaagagaaataaaaacatataGAGAGACCTACTTGTTTTGCCTAGATGCTTTAGTTTGCAATGATGAAACACTACACTTTTTTCTTCAATATGTGAATAATTGCCGCAAACCCGCAATGAAAAACAACGACAGAAGTGATAATCACCAAGAATTCAATAAATCGtttagattttattttctcattttcctAGCAATTAGGGTGCTACACGATTGCCAAGCTACCAACTATTATCAATACCGAAAAACACAGTTACATTTCACCTATCGAAAACGTTCTGCAGTAGTGCCATATGCTGTTGCTGTAAAAACTGGGCTATCAGATCGTCCAAATCCTCATTGCAGCGCGCAATTTGCTGCCGTATGACTTGCTTAAAATCTTCCTTCACTCCGCGGTCCGACCCACGGGTACCGATTCGACGGGAGCTACCAGCCGCTGTTAAACTGTTCGCAGCCTGCGGAAGAGCAAACTCCAGCTTTATTTCGGGACACTTCTGCCATAGGTACATGAATTCTTCGACAATTTCAACATTGACGATGTAACTGGTAAAAAGCAGATAGCTAAACTGTCGCCGCGATTTAATAATCTCGAAAATAATTTCGACGATGGTCGACTCATGTGGCCAGTTAAGTTGACACAGTACCAAAAGATTCCCCATCAGCGAACTGGAACAGTCCGGGTCACCTAGCTTGGTTTTTAACAGTGTGATGAGAATCTGCACAATGTAATGAAGAATAGAACGTTTTGTTAGCGGCATCAGCATCAATACCCTGGAAGCTGGCGAAAGCGATATACTTTGCAAATAGGTACCATTTGTAGTAGGTAAGTTCTGCACTATGTTACTCATTAGCTCGAACAAGTGCACATTTATGTTTCCTTGAGCAAGTGCCAAGCCAAAGAGACGGACGTTTTTTTCCAGTTGGCTCATGTTGCGGGCGTTAGGCGATTGCAGTAATGAGTGGGTCTCCTCGTGTTGTCCCACGTACACAGAGAGATCCATTAGAAACTTTTGAATCCAGAGAGACAGGGCTGGAATGCAAATTATCAATTGTGTAAAgtcagccttcaaaatctcattGGAGTGCAACAGTTGCCAGCAGTTGTAAGACGTAACAAGACAGTTCGGAGCATCCGGGTTTACTGGACCATTTACAACCACCTGCGGAATTTCTAGAACTGGTTCGAGCTGTCTCCGCTTTAAATCTAGTTTAAGATCCTTCAAACCATCAACCAAAACTACCTCAATTTCTCCATCTTTGCTTTTGAGATGCGAAAAATTGATGTACTCTTGAAGAGAAAGCACAAACACAATCGTCGCACAAAACAGAATTTGTTTATTCTCCGAGGGGCGTGGCGGTGCCGACTGCACTATCTGTATAATCTTCTGCCAATAGATGTCCTTACTCCAGCCCTTCTTGTACGGTACAAAAGGCTCCCATTTTAGAATCTTGCCGCAGAATTCCATTGTTTCGAAGATTTTACGCCAGCATTCGGAAACCAGGCGACTTTTATCTTCAGAATCTACTAACATCTGATTAAGATAGTACTCGAAACAAATAGCCATGATCTGATGCACCAATTTGTTGGGTAAATCTGGAGGACGATTGAATATCAACGGAATGGCTTCCTGAACTAGCATCTCCTTGAAGCTAGGAATGGCGATGTTCTGCACTAGAGTATCTACTAAGCGAggctgaaaaagaaaaaaatcaatcgcAGCATAATCAGTTTGCGAGGGTATAGTTTAGCTTACAGCATGCGTGGAAATGGCTTGAGGAAAACGCTTCAACAGGAGCAGTATCAATCTACAATGGTCCAGATTGTTGTTGGAATGAGCAGCCGTAAGCAGGAGAATCTTATGTTGCACCTCATACGAGATATACTGGAACATTTTCACGTAGAACTCCTGCTCCGGGGTTGTCGTCCCTTCTGGCACACGCAAGGCGGCAGTCATCAAGGAAATTTCATTCAACAAGCTAGCCGGCGTTTGATGAGCATTTTGGAACGTCATTATACTGGAATGGTTTAGGATTGTTTCTGTTTCTTGAATGGACCAACACTAACTTTATACTTACATATAGCTCAAACATTTGGCAGCTTCCTCAAAATTTTTGCCGTTCTTCTCGATTTCATATGCCTCAAACTGGACACCAAAATCATTCGGAAACAGTGTCTTGGCGGCAATGATCCAAGCCTTCGCCGTGTATGGATCAGAAGTCTGTTTGGCGCGTGctatcaaatatttttcacttGAAAGTACATCCATTATGTTTTTTCTCTCACAGTTCAGTCAAATTTATGTTAAAATAGCAGCTAAAAGTAAGAATTATAgtaaatattttcataaaattctaacCAGAATCCGGCGTTAGCCTGTTAACTACATTACGGCCACATAAAgggtttattgttttgacagtTCTACTGCGGGAtgaacagagttgccaataacttttttcattaacctggaagaatgctgaagaaaaaactggaaaaaactggattccaaataaatttacaaaataccacgggaatggcatcgctgtcagctaccatacatttgacgcgttaccaacatcactggcactggcacccgaaaaatgggcagtttacccttatcttatgttgattcgggcaaaccggctaaatgttaactgcaattattaatagcatatcagacagttgtgagcaatttcttaaggttttcacatggtatgtgatattctaagtgatatttagtacattaattgtgtcccaaagcaaagtgaagcaaactgtgacagcagaaaaagtagttttgagacaaacggtacagaaatagatgttcgtaacgcttgaaggctaccataccattcccttgCAAAATACCGACAAAATTGTGGGAGAGCTTCTTTGTGATGGTTATTGAATCCATTATAAGTTTCAAATACAGCGGACATACATTTTGTATGCTTATATTTTGTTAAACATATAGactgaaaaatctcatttacaggagcaaaatttgaaattgcgcAACCAGTTAATagcaaaaacagaaaataaagctttttttatttattttaacttttaacttttaacaaaAGAACTGATGCAACGTTTTCCTACGTTACAAGTGAGAAGTGTAAATTTCAGTTATCTCTGAGTTTGCTATCTCTTGATATCTGATTattcgaacaattttcaaattgctCCGCAACAGAAAGTAATTTGAAGAATGCCGTCTGAATATAACGTTTTTGAAATagattgttttcatttttatataacATTAACCTATCATTGCAATTAATTTCTTTTTCTGCATGATCTGATGAAGCCTTTTTGT from Wyeomyia smithii strain HCP4-BCI-WySm-NY-G18 chromosome 3, ASM2978416v1, whole genome shotgun sequence encodes the following:
- the LOC129730416 gene encoding integrator complex subunit 10, with the translated sequence MDVLSSEKYLIARAKQTSDPYTAKAWIIAAKTLFPNDFGVQFEAYEIEKNGKNFEEAAKCLSYIIMTFQNAHQTPASLLNEISLMTAALRVPEGTTTPEQEFYVKMFQYISYEVQHKILLLTAAHSNNNLDHCRLILLLLKRFPQAISTHAPRLVDTLVQNIAIPSFKEMLVQEAIPLIFNRPPDLPNKLVHQIMAICFEYYLNQMLVDSEDKSRLVSECWRKIFETMEFCGKILKWEPFVPYKKGWSKDIYWQKIIQIVQSAPPRPSENKQILFCATIVFVLSLQEYINFSHLKSKDGEIEVVLVDGLKDLKLDLKRRQLEPVLEIPQVVVNGPVNPDAPNCLVTSYNCWQLLHSNEILKADFTQLIICIPALSLWIQKFLMDLSVYVGQHEETHSLLQSPNARNMSQLEKNVRLFGLALAQGNINVHLFELMSNIVQNLPTTNGTYLQSISLSPASRVLMLMPLTKRSILHYIVQILITLLKTKLGDPDCSSSLMGNLLVLCQLNWPHESTIVEIIFEIIKSRRQFSYLLFTSYIVNVEIVEEFMYLWQKCPEIKLEFALPQAANSLTAAGSSRRIGTRGSDRGVKEDFKQVIRQQIARCNEDLDDLIAQFLQQQHMALLQNVFDR